The following coding sequences are from one Bacteroidota bacterium window:
- a CDS encoding OmpH family outer membrane protein produces MKNFFKIAVVGVALVVSSFTASAQKVAHINLDSLITLMPESKVAQQAVQDYAKQLEQQIVAMQTELQTKYEAFQKDAPNMAPIVKESKEKELNDLNQRITDFQQQAQADYQRKSADLSKPVYEKAKKAIDQVAKETGYKYVLDTSTGLVLYSEPTEDIINAVMKKLGITAPAANTPPKK; encoded by the coding sequence ATGAAGAATTTTTTTAAAATAGCTGTTGTAGGAGTTGCATTAGTAGTAAGTTCGTTTACAGCTTCAGCTCAAAAAGTTGCACACATCAATTTGGATTCATTAATCACGTTGATGCCTGAATCAAAAGTAGCTCAACAAGCTGTTCAAGATTATGCAAAACAATTGGAACAACAAATTGTGGCAATGCAAACCGAATTGCAAACAAAATATGAAGCATTCCAAAAAGATGCTCCAAACATGGCACCAATTGTAAAAGAGTCGAAAGAAAAAGAATTAAACGACTTAAATCAACGTATTACTGATTTCCAACAACAAGCACAAGCTGATTATCAAAGAAAAAGCGCTGACTTATCGAAACCTGTTTACGAAAAGGCTAAAAAAGCAATTGATCAAGTTGCTAAAGAAACCGGTTATAAATATGTGTTAGACACTAGTACAGGTTTGGTTTTGTACAGCGAACCAACAGAAGACATCATCAATGCAGTTATGAAGAAATTAGGAATTACAGCTCCAGCTGCAAATACTCCTCCAAAAAAATAA